A DNA window from Solanum lycopersicum chromosome 3, SLM_r2.1 contains the following coding sequences:
- the LOC101257251 gene encoding peptidyl-prolyl cis-trans isomerase CYP26-2, chloroplastic → MQSSAQFLQPPATPLPPKQIQSTTISKCIKFSRRELTISTSSSVLLLLGSQAIEPLNLSRARADELPPDNPDKTEPEQEPSRKIEYCSNQNVTKKAFLEVSVDGEPIGRIVIGLYGDSAPFGSSRFSNLVSGAAGVSYRRKDFVRIMPNYVQHGGLRSYGVDAELAKNTGRTMAIDNLVDEWVKQSEMCQGTKNVATSVSLIVRDPSKPPPKMKLVARGGKLEIDQEEVGKDVNGTEFTIALKDSPELDASALVIGSVLEGMDVVEKLGQVKTVKENTTSPYFRAAKLIGDKRAVVAERGFNRPYSKVKITNCGLME, encoded by the exons ATGCAGTCTTCAGCTCAATTTCTTCAGCCTCCAGCAACCCCTCTTCCTCCTAAACAAATCCAAAGCACAACTATAAGCAAATGTATCAAATTTTCGCGTAGAGAACTTACCATTAGCACCAGTTCATCTGTGCTTCTACTATTAGGATCCCAAGCTATTGAGCCATTGAATCTATCAAGGGCAAGAGCAGATGAACTCCCTCCCGATAACCCCGATAAAACAGAACCAGAGCAAGAGCCTTCAAGAAAAATCGAATATTGTTCAAATCAGAATGTAACAAAGAAAGCATTTCTTGAAGTATCAGTTGATGGGGAACCTATAGGAAGGATTGTTATCGGGTTATATGGTGATAGTGCCCCATTTGGGTCATCAAGGTTCAGTAATCTTGTTAGTGGAGCAGCAGGGGTAAGTTATAGAAGAAAAGATTTTGTGAGGATAATGCCAAATTATGTACAACATGGTGGATTGAGATCATATGGAGTGGATGCTGAACTTGCCAAGAATACTGGAAGAACAATGGCAATCGATAACCTCGTAGATGAATGGGTGAAACAGAGTGAAATGTGCCAGGGTACAAAGAATGTAGCAACAAGTGTTAGCCTTATTGTAAGAGACCCTTCAAAACCACCTCCAAAGATGAAGCTGGTTGCACGAGGAGGGAAGCTCGAAATCGATCAAGAAGAAGTAGGAAAAGATGTGAATGGAACAGAGTTTACTATTGCCCTTAAAGACTCACCTGAGTTAGATGCATCTGCTTTAGTTATTGGGAGTGTCTTGGAGGGGATGGATGTTGTTGAGAAACTTGGCCAAGTCAAAACTGTGAAAGAGAATACAACTTCTCCTTATTTCAG GGCGGCCAAGTTGATAGGAGATAAAAGAGCTGTAGTTGCAGAGAGAGGCTTCAACAGACCTTACTCAAAGGTGAAAATAACAAACTGTGGCTTGATGGAATGA